Genomic segment of Patescibacteria group bacterium:
ATAAATTTCCGGATGAAGTCTATGATATCTGGGGGTGTGAATTTATCCAGGCCAAGAAGTGGGTTTATCCGATTAAGACCTATAAAGAATTTGAGCAGCAATTAGGTCCGCCGGAAGCCCAATTTAAAGATCCGATGGCAACTTTAATGGATCTATGCAGCAGCTTAAAAAAGGGAGAGCAGCTTTGGTTTCAGATACTGATTAAACCCATGGGTTTTGACTGGCCGGAAGAAGGGGAAAAGGAAGTAAAGAAAATTTTAAAGGAAAAAGTGCCTGGCACTTTCGCCAATGAGATAATAGATAAAATTTTAGGCTGGATAGAGATATTCAGCGAAGCGGTTTATAAGCTTTGGGGAGATATTCAGGAGAAAGACGAGAAGGATGACTCTTTAAAGATGATGCAGTTAAAACCGAAAGAGAAAAAAATGGTGGAAGCTATCCAAAATAAAGGCGGCAAATTGGGTTTTCAGTTTAAGTCCAGGTTTGTTTATGTGGCCAGAAAAGAAATAATAAACAAACCGAAAGTCAGGGAGGGCTTTATCGGTTATATAAAGCAGTTTATGGATCTGGATTTAAACAATTTAAAGCCGGATATGGATATAACCGCAACTTCGGTAGATTATTTCTTTACAGAACGCCGGATTAATACTAGAAAAAATAAAATTATGAGAGCTTATAAAGGCAGAAGCACTACCAGGGGAAGAGATATGGGAGTAATGGACATAGAAGAGTTGGCTACTATCTGGCATTTTCCGATTGAGCCGGTGGTTAAGGCGCCGATGATTCAGAAAGCTCCCGGAAGAAAGTCGGGTCCGCCGATGCAGCTGCCGATTGGCGAAGAAATAGTGAGTGAAGCCATAACCGAGCCGGAATTTATAGAAGAGGAGAATAATAATAAAAATGAAAAAAAAGAATCGTTTGGTGAAATTACAGAGCAAGATGGTCTTAATTCTGACGAAAATGTTTCCCCGCCGGCTAATTTGCCGTTTGCCTAAATACGAGGTAATTAGTAAATTTGTCCCGCCACTTTATTATATTTATTGTGGGCGGGATCCCGCCAGGGCGGTGATAATTGGTAATTTGGATATGAATTTTAACATCTTCAATGTGACCCCAAATTACTAATTCACCAATTACTAACTTTGAAAGTAAAAGGCGATGAAAGTCGTATATAATATATAAAACATTTTTTCCCATCCTTATTAAAATTAATATGGAAAACAATTTTAAAAAGACTTTTATAGCTATCCTTGTTTCTTCAGTGATAGTAAGTTCTATTTTTGGAGGAGCCATGGGCTTTTGGGCCGGCGCAGTATCATCCAGCCAGCTTGATTTATTTGGCTGGATAAAAAATACAATCACCGGGCAGGAAGATAGCCAAAAATCAGGGATAAGCGATGGTTTGGGCGGTAAAATTATAAAAGTAGAAGAAGAATCGGGGGTCATTGACGCTGTAGAAAAAGTATCTCCGGCAGTAGTAAGCATTATCGTCACCAAGGATTTGCCTGTAATTGAACGGTATTATAGCGATCCCTTTGGCGATGATTTTTTTCGCCAGTTTTTCGGGGATGACTTCGGGGATTTATTCGGCGCGCCGCAGTACCGGCAGAAAGGCACGGAGAAAAAAGAAATCGGCGGCGGCACCGGCTTTATTATTTCCCCTGACGGTTATATAGTTACCAACAAACACGTGGTTTATGACGAAGAAGCCGAATATACGGTTTTGATGAATGACGAAACCAAACATGAAGCAAAAGTTTTGGCACGAGATCCGTCTACTGACTTGGCGATTTTAAAGATTGATGGCGGTGATTTTTCTGTTGTAGAGCTTGGAGATTCGGATAATTTGAAAGTTGGGCAAACAGTTATCGCTATCGGCAATGCCTTGGGCGAATTTAGAAATACGGTTTCTACCGGAGTGATTTCCGGATTGTCTCGCTCTATTGTCGCGGGCAGAGTTGGAGTTGGCAGCGAACAGCTTGTTGGCGTAATTCAGACAGACGCTTCCATTAATTCCGGTAATTCCGGCGGGCCGCTTTTGAATATTGCCGGCCAGGTAATTGGCATAAATACGGCTATCGCCCAAAATGCTCAAAATATCGGCTTTGCCCTTCCAATCAATGAAGCGAAAAATACCATTGAAAGCGTCAAAAAAGATGGACGGATAATAAGGCCGTGGCTGGGAGTAAGATATGTTTTAATTAATAAGTCTATTGCCGAAGCCAATAAATTAAACGTTGATTACGGCGCCCTGATTGTTCGGGGCGAGAATAGAACCGATTTGGCGGTTATTCCCGGTTCGCCGGCAGATAAAGCCGGGTTAGTGGAAAATGATATTATTTTGGAAGTAAATGGAAAAAAAATTAACGAGGATAATCCTCTGGTTAAAGTAATTGGCAAATTTAAAGTCGGCGAGGAAATTACCTTAAAAATTTTGCGCAAAGGCGAGGAGAAAGAGGTGAAAGTAAAGCTGGAAGAGATGAAATGATTACAAATTACAAATCTGTACAAATATTACATATTTGGATTTATTTATTTTTATTAATTAAAAACATTAGGCAAAATCAACAATCCTTTTCAAATTGAAATTGATTTAAAAACCATATTTGTAAAATTTGTAATGTATTTGTAATTTGTAACTATGGATATAATTCAAAGTATAATTCTCGGCGTAATAGAGGGCTTAACCGAATTTCTGCCGATTTCTTCAACCGCCCATTTAATAATTGCGGCCAAGCTTTTAGCTATTAGCCAGACCGAGTTTGTCAAAAGTTTTACCATTGCCATCCAGTTGGGCGCGATTTTGGCCGTTTTGGTTTTGTATTGGCGGAAGTTTTTGGTGGATCGGGCCTGCCTAAGGAATATAATTGTGGCTTTTTTGCCAACGGCCGTTGTTGGTTTTATTTTTTATCAGATTATAAAAAATTTTTTGATGGAGAGTTTTTTAGTAATTGCCTTGGCCTTGCTGGCGGGAGGGATAATTATAATTTTATTTGAAGCCGGCAAAAGCAAAAGAACCGCGGATAACGGCAGCGACTTAATCACTTATAAAAAAGCTTTTTTGATAGGCCTATGCCAGTCTCTGGCGGTTATCCCTGGAGTTTCCCGGTCCGCGGCCACGATTATCGGCGGCTTGTCTTTAAATCTTTCCCGCCGGACAATTGTGGAATTTTCTTTCCTCTTGGCGGTGCCAACAATGATAGCGGCTACCGGTTATGATTTGGCTAAAACCGGGCTTAGCTTTTCCTGCGGAGAACTGGAAGCGTTTTTGGTCGGCTTCTTTATTTCTTTTTTTGCGGCTTTAGCCGGCGTGAAATTTTTTCTGAAATTTATCACTAAATACAATTTTTTCTATTTCGGGATTTATCGGATAATCTTGGGGCTGGCGATTTTAGCTTGGCTTTGGCTCTAGTTTGCCCCCCCCTTAATTAAGGCGTTATTTATATTTACGATTTGATAAATAAAAGGAAGAAGATAAAATAAGGGATCGGTTAAATTTGTATGATTTAGTATAATAGATAGCAGGTAATAATAATGAGTAATATGTAAGCCTAATAGTGTTCCCCTACTTCACAAGGAGGGGATGGGGGGGGGTAAGGGCAAAGGGAGAGGCGGAGGGGGATGAGGGTATATTGGAAATTAGACAATACTTAAGGTATAATAAAGGCATAATCTATGGATATTAAAGAAAAACAAATCCTAAAAATTAAATTAAAAGCTCAAGCCAAAAGTTTGGCTTGGCGGGCGATTACCACGGTTATTTTAACTATGACCGCGGTTGTTACAGTTTGGGCTTATGCCGCTTTTGTTGAACCAAGCGCCGGACCGACTGACTCTGACCAAGATTTTGCCCAAAATATTTTAGGCGCCAATAACGCGGACAATGATTTTAATTCTTCCAGTGTAGCCGCCAATGCTGATGGCAGCATTATTGAAAGGCAAGAATATATTCAAACTCAGGTTGACTCAAATTTAGATACATTAAGTCCGTTAGAAAAATTAACTAAAAGAGTTTTTGTTACCAGCACAACATATAATGGTAATTTGGGCGGGGTGTCGGGAGCGGATGATAAGTGTCAAACGCGCGCGGATGCAGCTGGTTTGGGAGGAACTTGGCAAGCGATTATTTCGGGAGATTCTATAACGGCTAATTCCAGGATAGGATATAATTGGTTATTTTTGGTAAACATGATAGGGGAGCCGGTGGCGACTAATTTCATAGCGACAGGAACTGTCAGTAGTCTGGGGCCATGGACCAATAGAGATGGCACTAATCATTTATATTATCCTATACAATATGACGAGTTTGGTGTTTCTAAAACCGGGTGTGTTTGGACTGGCAGTACGGCAAACGGTCTTCTCAATACCGCGGATGATCAATGTTCCGACCCTCCGAACAGTGGACCTGATTGGATAAATTCTAATGCAGGTTATAACGGTACCGAGGGCAGATCAAATTATACAGATTCGCAATGGGTGAAAGAAACAATAGGTTGCGGAAATTGTAGCGGTTCAAATTCTTTGTATTGTATAGAACAATAATTTTTCTTAAAAGTTTTTAATCCAATTTTAGTTTTCTATTGTTTAGTTCAGCTTAGTCGTAGTATTCTGTTAGCCCCGCCAGTGGCGGGGTTAGGGGACTACGACTGTTTAATTTATTGAAGAATTGGGTCGTAGTCCTCTTTCGAGAGACTACGACCCCGCTAAAGATATAATCAGACCATACAATCTATTGCTAACTTATTATGATTATGCTATTATTCCCGGTATGGAAAAAGATGAATCAAAAAATGAAATTTTAGAAGCCATTAATGAATTTTCGTCAAAAGTAGACGAAAGGTTTGATAAAGTAGACGAAAGGTTTGATAATCTTGAGGGAAGAGTCGGCAAAATTGAAGCCACGATGGTGACCGAAGATTATTTAGATGAAAAAATGGCTGATTTGCGCGGCGATTTAGTGGTTTTAATGCGCAAGGAAGACACTAAGGTCGTTAAGTTAATTGAGATTCTTAAAAGGAGAAAGATTATTACCGAAGTTGAAGAAAAAGAAATTTTATCCATGGAGCCGTTTGCTAAACTTTTTATTTAAATTTTTTTCACCAGCAGCAGTTTCTTAGGCAAAGAACGGCTGCTTTTTTAATTTTCTCCATTTGCCAACCCCCTTTTTCTTAGGTATGATAATAGATGAAATTGGATTAGTAACAGAGTCCTATTTTTGAGAGACTCCAGCCGCAATGCATTCGTTAAATTCGCCCGCTCGCTTCGAATGCGAAGCATTTCGGGTAGGTATTAAATTCGCTTACTTATTTGTGTTTTATGAAATTCGTCCATCTCCATCTCCATAGCCATTATTCCCTTTTGGACGGCTTGACCAAAATAGACGAGCTTATAGCCGCGGCTCGTGACGACGGCGCCGAAGCCTTGGCCTTAACTGACCACGGGGTTATGTATGGCGCGATTGAATTTTACCAAAAATGCAAGAAAGCCGGCATAAAGCCTATTATTGGCGTGGAGGCTTATCTTGCGCCAAAATCCCGTTTTGACAAGAATTCTAAGGCCGATGAAAATTATTACCACCTTATTCTTTTGGCGAAAAACAACAAAGGTTATAAAAATTTAATAAAACTTACGACCATTGCCCATTTGGAGGGGTTTTATTATAAGCCGAGAATAGATTGGGAGGTTTTGGAAAAATACCGCGAGGGCTTAATCGCCGCTACGGCTTGCCTGGGCGGAGAAATACCCCGTTTGATTTTATCCGGGAAAGAAGAGAAGGCCCGAGAGCGGATAAAAGATTATAATAAACTTTTTGGGCCGGGTAATTTTTACTTGGAATTGCAGGACCATCCCGATCTTCCCGGCCAGGACAAGGTTAATAAAAAATTAATTGAGTTTTCTCGCGAGTTAAATGTGCCTCTGATCGCCACCAATGATATTCATTATTTGAAGAAAGAAGACGATGAAGCGCAGGATATTTTGCTTTGCCTGCAGAACAAAAAAAAGAAAGAAGACGGCGATCGAATGAATATGACCGGAGTTGACTATTCAATGCGCCCGGGGCGGGAAATGATTGAAGCTTTCCGCGACGCGCCGGAGGCGATAGAGAATACTTTAAAAATCGCGCAAGCCTGTAATCTGGAGATTGAATTGGGCAATACCACCCTGCCTTTCTTTGAAGTTCCCGACGGATATAGCGAGATGGGTTATTTGGAAGAATTATGCCGGCAGGGGCTTTCCAAAAGATACGGAGAAAATTACGAGCAAGTAAGCAAAGAGATAAAAGAGAGAATGGATTATGAATTGTCGGTAATTAAAAAAATGGGCTGGCCTTCTTATTTTTTGATTGTGGCGGATTTTGTCAATTGGGCCAAGAATAACGGGATTGTTGTCGGTCCGGGCCGGGGATCGGCCGCCGGTTCTTTGGTTTGTTATCTAACCGGCATAACCAATCTGGACCCCTTAAAATACGATTTATTATTTGAGCGTTTTTTGAATCCCGACCGTATTTCCATGCCGGATATAGATATGGATTTTGCCGATACCGGACGGGACGAGGTAATCCGTTATGTGGAGGATAAATATGGCAAGGACCATGTGTCCCAAATTATCACTTTCGGGACAATGGCGGCCCGGGCGGCGGTTCGCGACGTTGGCCGGGTTTTAGATTATCCTTATGATTATTGCGACAAGTTGGCGAAAATGATTCCGATGTTTTCAAAAATTGATGAAGCCTTAAAAAATGTTGATGAATTCAAAGAGATATACAAAAACGAGGAAGCGGCCCGGCGAATCATTGATTACGCCCGCCGTTTGGAAGGCGTGGCCCGGCATGCCTCAACCCATGCCTGTGGCGTCCTTATTACCAAAGAACCGCTGGCGAATTATGTGCCCCTGCAGTACGCCTCTTCTTCGGACCGCAGCTTAGTCTCCCAATACAGCCTTCATCCGATTGAAGATTTGGGCTTGCTTAAAATGGATTTTTTAGGGCTTAAAAACCTCACTATCATTGAATCGGCGGTTAAAATTATAAAAAATACCCGAGGCCTTGAAATTGACATAGACACAATTCCCCTTGATGATAAAAAAACTTACAGCCTTTTTCAGACCGGAGAAACAACCGGCGTATTCCAATTTGAATCTTCTGGCATGAAGCGTTATTTACGCGAGCTTAAGCCTACCGAATTTGAAGATATTGTCGCGATGGTAGCCCTGTACCGGCCGGGGCCGATGGAATGGATAGACGATTATATAACCGGAAAGCATAAAAAGAAAAAAGTTTCTTATCTCCATCAGAAACTGGAGCCGATTCTTGGAAAAACTTATGGGGTGGCGATTTACCAGGAGCAGGTTATGGAAATTGCCAAGAGTTTGGCCGGCTTTTCCATGGCCGAAGCGGATGTTTTGAGAAAAGCTATGGGCAAAAAGATCCCAGAACTTTTAACCAAACAACGGGAGAAGTTCATTGACGGTTGCGTAAAGAATAGCATTGCCAAGGAGTTAGGGGAAAAGATTTTTTCTTTTATTGAACCTTTTGCCGGCTATGGCTTTAACCGCAGCCATGCCGCTTGCTACGCCTTGATCGGCTACCAGACGGCTTATTTGAAAGCCCATTGGCCGGCGGAATTTATGGCCTCTCTGCTTACTTCTGACCAGCAGAATACGGATAGGATTACCATTGAGATTGAAGAATGCCGGAAAATGGGAATCAACATAATGCCGCCCGATATAAACGAATCTTTCGCTTCTTTTACCGTAGTGACAAGCGGCACAAAAGCCAATCGAGCCGTAGATCAGTCTGAAGAAGCAAGCACCATCCGTTTCGGCTTAAGAGCGGTAAAAAATGTTGGTGAGCATATTGTGGAAGTAATTATAAGAGAGAGAAAGGAAAACGGCCCTTACAAAAATATTTTTGATTTTTTAGCCAGAGTGACTGATAAAGATTTGAATAAAAAATCCATGGAAAGCTTAATAAAAAGCGGGGGATTGGACCAATTTGGCGAACGGGGGCAGATGCTGGCCAATATTGACAACCTGCTTGGTTTTAATAAGGAAGTGAGCAAGGTCAGAGACAGCAGGCAAAACAGCCTATTTATTGACGCGCCCAATTTAAATAAAGCCAACGAGATAAAATTGGCTCCGGCCGCGCCGGCCGGAAACCGAGAAAAGCTGGATTGGGAAAAGCAATTATTGGGTTTTTATATCACCGAACATCCCTTTTTAAGTTATGAGAAATATTTGCGGGATATAACTGTCCCTTTGACCGAATTGCAGGCGGTTTTATCCGAAGATTTCAGCCTTTCCGGGTCCCCGGCCGGAAAAACTAATTTTTTTTCCAGCCGGAACGGAAACGGCGAAGCCGTTAATGTTTCCGGCATAATAACGGGCATAAAAAAAATAATTACCCGCGCCAATGAATCAATGTTTTTTGTCAAAATAGAGGATGCCATCAGCAAGGTGGAGGTTTTGGTATTTCCCCGACTATTAAAAGAGACTGGCCATATTTGGCAGGAAGGCAAAGTAATTATTTGCCAAGGCAAAATTTCCACCAAGGATCGGGAAATAAAGCTATTGGCCAACAAAGCCGAAGAATTAATTTTGGAGACGATTGAAGACTCTTTGAGCAATTTCAGAAAGATTATAGCCGGCAACGGTTTTAGCCGGACCGTCCGAAACAATGGTCCGAATAACCACTTGGCAAAATCGGCCGGAGAGGCGGCCTCTTATTCCGCTAAAGCCGCCAACCAACCCTTGGGATTAGTGTTTAATAAAGCTTTAAGTCCGGAAGAGCTCCAAGAACTCAAGGGGATATTTTTAAAAAACAAAGGCGAAGATAAGGTTTATTTTATAATCAGGCAGAACGAAAAGAATAACGTCGTGGAAACAAGTTTTTGCGTGAGCAACAACAATTGTTTGAGGGAGGAAATAAAGGGTTTATTTGGCAATAGCCTGCAGATTGTGGACAAAAAATAAAAAGTTTGTTATATTATTATTAGATTAAGAAGATAATCTCAAATGTCGATTTTAATATGCCTAGACCCAAAAAAATAACAGGAAAATCTTCTCCTCCAAAGAGAATCAGGAAGAAAACCGCTTCTCCATCCGGAAAACAAAGGGAATTTTCCTCCCCAATAGGCCAGGCTTCCCAATCGCTTTCTTCCGGCGTGAAGATTGCGAATAAAGCCGAGTCTGGCCCCAAGAAGAGGGCTAAAAGTTCTAAAAAATTAGAATCAAACTCATTTCGCCTGTCTAGACTCGGTCCGCTCCGCCAAGGCGAGGGCGAGGCGAACGGATTTGGGCCAGCCGAAAAAGAGGCAAAAAAAAATATGAATCCTCCTAAAATAAATTTATATCGGAAGATAGCTATTAGTTTTATCATTTTGACCGTTATCTTGTTGGTTGTTATTTTTTATTTTTCTTTCGTAAAATTAAATATAGTTTTAATACCGTCGCAGGAGAGGTTAAGCGACAGTTTGGTAGTTGATATTTACGGGAGCGGGAGCGAACCGGCTGTGCCGGGGAGATCTTTGGCTGGCGTTGTGGAGCAAACGAGCATTGAAGAAAAAAACACTTATTCCGCCAGCGGATCGGAAAAGATCGGAGAGGAAGTGACCGGAAAGGTTACGATTATAAATAATTATAATAAAAACCAGCCTTTAGTGGCGACTACGAGGCTTCTGTCTCCCGACAATAAATTGTTCAGGATAAAGAATACCATCAATGTGCCGGCTGGCGGTTCCCAGGAAGTGGAGATATACGCTGACGAACCGGGCGCGGAGATGGCTATCGGCCCGACGAAATTTACGATTCCGGGGCTTTGGGCCGGATTGCAGGACAAAATTTACGCCGAAAGCGGAGAAAAATTTGTTTACGGCCAGCAGGAGGAAAAACATATCCAACAGTCTGATATTGATCAGGCGACCAAGGACTTGAAAAAAAGATTGCTGGAGAAGGCGAAGAGAGAAATAGGCGAGAGTTACAAAAGTTATAATAAAGTTATTTACAGCGTTGATGAAAATACGATTAGCACAGAAGTCGGCGGGAAAATTGGCGAAGAAAAAGAGAAATTTGATGTGAGCATGAAGGCGATGGTGACGATTGTCGCTTTTTCAGGCGATGAGGCCGGAGAAATAGCCCGGGAAAAATTGAGGGAGGTAATTCCGGATAACAAAGATTTGATAGAATTCAAAACGGAAGAAATAAATTATGAATTAAAGAATCTTGAGATAAGCCAGGGGCGGGCAAGCGTTAATGCTATTTTTGAAGGTAAAATGAGTTTAAAAAGCGACGCTCAAATTATTGACCGGGAAAAAATCATTAGCCTGACCCGAGAGCAATTAGAAGATTATTTAAGCGGTTTTAAGGAGATTGCCGGCTACGAAATTAACTTTTTCCCTTCTTTTATAGATAAAGTTCCGAATTTGGCGGATAGAATTAAGATAGAAGTGAGGAGGTAAAAGGTGGGATTCTTAAGATAGTTAGGATTCTTAGGATTCTTAGGATTATTGGGATTTTTTAAGGTGATTTTTATTGAGAATTATATAATTAAGTTAAAATTAAATATTATTTTTTGGCGATTGCTGCGATTACCAACTGCAGTTCCGATAATTCGGAATCCTCATCATTGGGGACTAAGCCGAGAGGAAAAAAAGAGAGGCCTTGCCAAGAGGGCGGATAAATCCGCCTTCGTCTCGCGATATCGCGGGACTTCGGCGAGACAAGTTGGGTGGAACCGCGAGGCGAAAAAGCCCCGTCCCAATACATCATTTCTTGGTGCATTGAGGCGGGGTTTTTAGATTTAAGATTTCAAATTGCAGATTTAAGAATTAAGAATAATAATTATGATTGGGCCGATTTTAAAAGGCAAAAAAGTGATATTAAGGCCGATAAAAGTAGGCGAAGCGGAAGATTTTTTACGTTGGTTTAAAGACTTGGAAGTCACTAGGTTTCTTAAAATTGAAGGAAAAAATTTGAATTTAAAGAAAGAAAAGAGTATCATTAAAAATTTTAGAAGAGAAAAGAAAAAAATAGTTTGGTCTATTTATACCGAGGAAGGAGCGCATATCGGCAGTACGGGATTGCATGATTTAGATTTGAAAAGGAATAAAAAAGCTACCTGGGGGATTGTAATCGGCGAAAAAAGTTATTGGAACCAGGGTTATGGCACCGACACCTTGAAGACAGTTTTAAAGTTTTGTTTCACCAAACTAAAATTAAACAGGGTAGAGTTGTCCGTTTATCCCCCCAATATAGCCGGGTTTAAGTGTTATA
This window contains:
- a CDS encoding trypsin-like peptidase domain-containing protein codes for the protein MENNFKKTFIAILVSSVIVSSIFGGAMGFWAGAVSSSQLDLFGWIKNTITGQEDSQKSGISDGLGGKIIKVEEESGVIDAVEKVSPAVVSIIVTKDLPVIERYYSDPFGDDFFRQFFGDDFGDLFGAPQYRQKGTEKKEIGGGTGFIISPDGYIVTNKHVVYDEEAEYTVLMNDETKHEAKVLARDPSTDLAILKIDGGDFSVVELGDSDNLKVGQTVIAIGNALGEFRNTVSTGVISGLSRSIVAGRVGVGSEQLVGVIQTDASINSGNSGGPLLNIAGQVIGINTAIAQNAQNIGFALPINEAKNTIESVKKDGRIIRPWLGVRYVLINKSIAEANKLNVDYGALIVRGENRTDLAVIPGSPADKAGLVENDIILEVNGKKINEDNPLVKVIGKFKVGEEITLKILRKGEEKEVKVKLEEMK
- the uppP gene encoding undecaprenyl-diphosphatase UppP, whose amino-acid sequence is MDIIQSIILGVIEGLTEFLPISSTAHLIIAAKLLAISQTEFVKSFTIAIQLGAILAVLVLYWRKFLVDRACLRNIIVAFLPTAVVGFIFYQIIKNFLMESFLVIALALLAGGIIIILFEAGKSKRTADNGSDLITYKKAFLIGLCQSLAVIPGVSRSAATIIGGLSLNLSRRTIVEFSFLLAVPTMIAATGYDLAKTGLSFSCGELEAFLVGFFISFFAALAGVKFFLKFITKYNFFYFGIYRIILGLAILAWLWL
- a CDS encoding DUF1554 domain-containing protein, which codes for MDIKEKQILKIKLKAQAKSLAWRAITTVILTMTAVVTVWAYAAFVEPSAGPTDSDQDFAQNILGANNADNDFNSSSVAANADGSIIERQEYIQTQVDSNLDTLSPLEKLTKRVFVTSTTYNGNLGGVSGADDKCQTRADAAGLGGTWQAIISGDSITANSRIGYNWLFLVNMIGEPVATNFIATGTVSSLGPWTNRDGTNHLYYPIQYDEFGVSKTGCVWTGSTANGLLNTADDQCSDPPNSGPDWINSNAGYNGTEGRSNYTDSQWVKETIGCGNCSGSNSLYCIEQ
- a CDS encoding DNA polymerase III subunit alpha, yielding MKFVHLHLHSHYSLLDGLTKIDELIAAARDDGAEALALTDHGVMYGAIEFYQKCKKAGIKPIIGVEAYLAPKSRFDKNSKADENYYHLILLAKNNKGYKNLIKLTTIAHLEGFYYKPRIDWEVLEKYREGLIAATACLGGEIPRLILSGKEEKARERIKDYNKLFGPGNFYLELQDHPDLPGQDKVNKKLIEFSRELNVPLIATNDIHYLKKEDDEAQDILLCLQNKKKKEDGDRMNMTGVDYSMRPGREMIEAFRDAPEAIENTLKIAQACNLEIELGNTTLPFFEVPDGYSEMGYLEELCRQGLSKRYGENYEQVSKEIKERMDYELSVIKKMGWPSYFLIVADFVNWAKNNGIVVGPGRGSAAGSLVCYLTGITNLDPLKYDLLFERFLNPDRISMPDIDMDFADTGRDEVIRYVEDKYGKDHVSQIITFGTMAARAAVRDVGRVLDYPYDYCDKLAKMIPMFSKIDEALKNVDEFKEIYKNEEAARRIIDYARRLEGVARHASTHACGVLITKEPLANYVPLQYASSSDRSLVSQYSLHPIEDLGLLKMDFLGLKNLTIIESAVKIIKNTRGLEIDIDTIPLDDKKTYSLFQTGETTGVFQFESSGMKRYLRELKPTEFEDIVAMVALYRPGPMEWIDDYITGKHKKKKVSYLHQKLEPILGKTYGVAIYQEQVMEIAKSLAGFSMAEADVLRKAMGKKIPELLTKQREKFIDGCVKNSIAKELGEKIFSFIEPFAGYGFNRSHAACYALIGYQTAYLKAHWPAEFMASLLTSDQQNTDRITIEIEECRKMGINIMPPDINESFASFTVVTSGTKANRAVDQSEEASTIRFGLRAVKNVGEHIVEVIIRERKENGPYKNIFDFLARVTDKDLNKKSMESLIKSGGLDQFGERGQMLANIDNLLGFNKEVSKVRDSRQNSLFIDAPNLNKANEIKLAPAAPAGNREKLDWEKQLLGFYITEHPFLSYEKYLRDITVPLTELQAVLSEDFSLSGSPAGKTNFFSSRNGNGEAVNVSGIITGIKKIITRANESMFFVKIEDAISKVEVLVFPRLLKETGHIWQEGKVIICQGKISTKDREIKLLANKAEELILETIEDSLSNFRKIIAGNGFSRTVRNNGPNNHLAKSAGEAASYSAKAANQPLGLVFNKALSPEELQELKGIFLKNKGEDKVYFIIRQNEKNNVVETSFCVSNNNCLREEIKGLFGNSLQIVDKK
- a CDS encoding GNAT family protein — its product is MIGPILKGKKVILRPIKVGEAEDFLRWFKDLEVTRFLKIEGKNLNLKKEKSIIKNFRREKKKIVWSIYTEEGAHIGSTGLHDLDLKRNKKATWGIVIGEKSYWNQGYGTDTLKTVLKFCFTKLKLNRVELSVYPPNIAGFKCYIKCGFKEEGKKRKSIMKRGKYLDEIVMGILKKEFKKN